One genomic region from Herpetosiphonaceae bacterium encodes:
- a CDS encoding sulfotransferase — PDRYLIVRYETLVEQPEATLRQVCAFIGEPYTPAMLTMEGAPAHRNRGGNSSYGTHTPGQISTTSIGKFRKVLSPRDLAFMQAYVGRQMRAYGYELEPLHLSLSDRLIFASVDWPSNMARILAWHVLEAFRNRWGRAPAPHTIIPAANPTRA, encoded by the coding sequence ACCCCGACCGCTACCTGATCGTGCGCTACGAGACGCTGGTTGAGCAGCCAGAGGCCACGCTGCGCCAGGTCTGCGCTTTTATCGGCGAGCCGTACACACCCGCGATGCTCACCATGGAGGGAGCGCCAGCGCACCGCAACCGGGGCGGCAACAGCTCGTATGGCACGCACACGCCCGGCCAGATCTCGACCACATCGATCGGCAAGTTCCGCAAGGTGCTATCGCCACGCGATCTCGCGTTCATGCAGGCGTATGTCGGTCGCCAGATGCGTGCCTACGGCTACGAGCTAGAGCCGCTACACCTATCACTCAGCGATCGGCTGATCTTCGCAAGCGTCGATTGGCCCTCGAACATGGCGCGCATTCTCGCCTGGCACGTTCTGGAAGCGTTCCGTAACCGCTGGGGGCGCGCGCCAGCACCCCACACGATCATTCCGGCAGCCAACCCGACCCGAGCCTAA
- a CDS encoding SdiA-regulated domain-containing protein — MHSHRQRPSVWSLLVVTAIVLASGSVRSAGSAPLTVHETATLIRVIDTSRWSPPSPDPSGITYWAQRDHLVTVDGEVEEMNIWAGANVFESTRAGSLVRTYNTTSWNKEPVGIDIDIAANGHWFVSNDSQQTIFDIDLGADGEFGTPDDRRRPFLTSGFGNGDPEGLSLGAGKLYTVDGAGSQIYITSDGGNGIFEASDPTTSFDTGVLGIADPEGIDYDPRTGNLWIIDRRNDSLSEVTTSGRLIQSIDLAALVGATNPADVTLAPGSNNSAEQHLYIVERGVDNNVDPNENDGKIYEISITAAPPPPPPGANLLLNPGFELDANNDGKPDNWSTHSQFTRSASAAHSGSYSGRFFAADNSGATIKQAINNIFAGTTYNLGGWVNIPPTGDTFSFRLKVRWRDASNNALRTDTLQSFTGSTGGAWTQVARSATSPAGTVRAEVLLVTSNLNATIYVDDFGFNQ, encoded by the coding sequence ATGCATAGCCATCGCCAACGTCCATCGGTCTGGTCGCTTCTTGTCGTGACCGCCATAGTTCTTGCGTCGGGCAGCGTCCGTTCGGCGGGAAGCGCGCCGCTCACGGTTCATGAAACAGCCACGTTGATCCGGGTCATCGACACCTCTCGCTGGTCGCCGCCAAGTCCCGATCCATCCGGTATCACCTACTGGGCTCAGCGCGATCACCTTGTCACCGTCGACGGCGAGGTCGAGGAGATGAACATCTGGGCCGGCGCAAACGTGTTCGAGTCGACGCGCGCGGGGAGCCTGGTCAGAACCTACAATACAACCAGTTGGAACAAAGAGCCGGTGGGCATCGACATCGATATTGCCGCGAATGGTCACTGGTTTGTCTCAAACGACAGCCAGCAGACGATCTTTGACATCGATCTTGGAGCGGACGGCGAGTTCGGAACGCCGGACGATCGGCGGCGGCCTTTTCTGACCTCAGGCTTCGGCAACGGCGATCCCGAAGGTCTGTCGTTAGGCGCGGGCAAGCTCTATACCGTCGACGGTGCAGGGTCGCAGATCTACATCACCTCGGACGGCGGCAATGGCATCTTCGAGGCGAGCGACCCGACGACCTCGTTCGACACGGGAGTGCTCGGCATTGCCGACCCGGAGGGCATTGATTATGACCCGCGCACCGGCAACCTCTGGATCATCGATCGGCGCAACGATAGCCTCAGCGAGGTGACAACCTCAGGCCGTCTGATCCAGAGTATCGACCTGGCTGCGCTCGTCGGAGCGACCAACCCGGCGGACGTGACGCTCGCGCCGGGCAGCAACAACAGCGCCGAGCAGCACCTCTACATTGTCGAGCGCGGCGTCGATAACAATGTCGACCCCAACGAGAACGACGGCAAAATCTACGAGATTTCGATCACAGCAGCGCCGCCGCCACCGCCGCCGGGTGCTAACCTCCTGCTCAATCCCGGCTTTGAGCTGGACGCCAACAACGACGGCAAGCCCGACAATTGGAGCACCCACAGCCAGTTTACGCGCAGCGCGTCGGCGGCGCATAGCGGCAGCTACTCCGGGCGCTTCTTCGCCGCCGATAACTCCGGCGCGACGATCAAGCAGGCGATCAACAATATCTTCGCTGGCACAACCTACAACCTCGGCGGCTGGGTCAATATTCCGCCTACCGGCGATACGTTTAGCTTCAGGCTCAAGGTGAGATGGCGCGACGCCAGCAACAACGCGCTGCGCACCGACACGCTTCAGAGCTTCACCGGCAGCACTGGCGGCGCGTGGACCCAGGTGGCACGCAGCGCGACCTCGCCAGCCGGAACGGTGCGCGCTGAGGTGCTGCTCGTCACCAGCAATCTGAACGCGACGATCTACGTCGACGATTTCGGGTTTAACCAGTAG
- a CDS encoding glycosyltransferase codes for MEQGRLTAMHIISNLDTGGAQEVVRTLAAYLPAAGCRVVVCTFKDGPLRESIEHLGVPVAVLPRRRASILNLPRFILDMLRIRRALAGLVAEYNVEIIQTHLLRVLDFLVLSLRFRNDRLQVFWTIHNYNFALRPDQLARHRWLLRPKRAIYRLLYRIGARWVGGFIAVSGQVPAAIVETIGPVHDKIAVIRNGVDVQRYRRSVDRGALRCRLGLPDAARLLIVVGTLKAQKGHRYLLDAATEAVAQQPDLHILVVGDGELRAALEQQTRDSGLEGHVHFLGNRDDVPELLAASDYFVLPSLWEGLPMALIEAMASGLPVIATDVSGTREVMQPDETGLLVPPGDVRQLRAAIGHLLADPDRARAMGEAAQRRVIAAFSAQQQAQQHLALYLHVRDQARQRRSRRHTQPQSQGARAAQYEIVGSDSHEQ; via the coding sequence GTGGAGCAGGGCCGATTGACCGCGATGCATATCATCAGCAACCTCGATACCGGGGGCGCGCAGGAGGTGGTGCGCACGCTGGCAGCCTATCTGCCAGCGGCGGGCTGCCGCGTCGTGGTCTGCACCTTCAAGGACGGCCCGCTCCGCGAGTCGATCGAGCACCTGGGCGTGCCCGTCGCGGTGCTGCCCCGCCGCCGCGCCAGCATCCTGAACCTGCCGCGCTTCATCCTCGATATGCTGCGCATCCGGCGGGCGCTGGCCGGGCTGGTCGCCGAGTATAACGTCGAGATCATCCAGACCCATCTGCTCAGAGTGCTGGATTTTCTGGTGCTGAGCTTACGCTTTCGCAACGATCGGCTCCAGGTCTTCTGGACGATTCATAACTACAACTTTGCCCTGCGCCCCGATCAGCTTGCGCGTCACCGCTGGCTGCTCCGGCCCAAGCGCGCGATCTATCGCCTGCTCTACCGCATCGGCGCGCGCTGGGTCGGCGGCTTTATCGCCGTCTCAGGCCAGGTGCCAGCCGCGATCGTCGAGACGATCGGGCCGGTTCACGACAAAATCGCCGTGATCCGCAACGGCGTCGACGTTCAGCGCTACCGGCGCTCCGTCGATCGTGGGGCGCTCCGTTGCCGGCTAGGATTGCCCGACGCTGCCCGCCTGCTGATCGTGGTCGGGACGCTGAAGGCCCAGAAAGGCCACCGCTACCTGCTCGACGCGGCGACCGAGGCTGTGGCCCAGCAGCCCGATCTGCATATCCTGGTTGTCGGCGATGGCGAGCTACGCGCCGCCCTTGAGCAGCAGACGCGCGACTCAGGTCTTGAGGGGCATGTGCATTTCCTGGGCAATCGTGACGATGTGCCGGAGCTGCTGGCGGCCAGCGATTACTTCGTGCTGCCGTCGCTGTGGGAGGGCCTGCCGATGGCGCTGATCGAGGCGATGGCAAGCGGGCTGCCGGTGATCGCCACCGATGTCTCAGGCACGCGCGAGGTGATGCAGCCCGATGAGACGGGGCTGCTGGTCCCGCCCGGCGACGTGCGGCAGCTTCGCGCGGCGATCGGCCACCTGCTTGCCGATCCCGATCGGGCGCGCGCGATGGGCGAAGCCGCGCAGCGGCGGGTGATCGCGGCCTTCAGCGCGCAGCAGCAGGCACAGCAGCATCTTGCCCTGTACCTGCACGTGCGCGATCAGGCCAGGCAGCGGCGGTCGCGACGGCACACGCAGCCACAGTCGCAAGGGGCGCGCGCCGCCCAGTATGAGATAGTTGGGAGCGATAGCCATGAGCAGTAA
- a CDS encoding glycosyltransferase: MSSKQRSSSEAAGLRLTYIIGTYPSLTTTFIDREIIALRAAGVDVRVVSIRRTTGVLSAEQQALQEAVTYLLPVVWVRLLLSHMYFSLRHARRYFATLCYLASRTHPTEQARWMTLLHFGEGVYAAYLIRNHACDALHAHFAERAATVTLVMSRLLGKPYSLSIHAGPDIFVQPVLVGEKIEHAAHVVTCTHANQRQVESIVGPELGRKIICVHHGLDLERYQATPVNAIPQPVIVSVGQLAERKGFAVLIAACRLLRDQGYTFVCRIIGQGPLHGTLATQIRQLGLEETVHLCGALPHEAVIEEYRCATVFALACQRSTDGDMDGLPNVLAEAMSMQLPVVSSAISAIPELVEHEVSGLLVPPHDPAALAAALGRLLDDASLRDRLGKHARRTVTERFDSKRNVARLAALLWPDWFPSPPQPAKQMSVPPAPGYVAESMEYGMTADL; this comes from the coding sequence ATGAGCAGTAAGCAGCGATCGTCGTCTGAGGCAGCGGGATTACGGCTCACCTACATCATCGGGACGTATCCATCGCTGACGACGACGTTCATCGACCGCGAGATTATCGCGCTGCGAGCGGCAGGCGTCGATGTGCGCGTCGTCTCGATCCGCCGGACAACGGGAGTTCTTTCGGCGGAGCAGCAGGCGTTGCAGGAGGCCGTTACCTACCTGCTGCCGGTCGTCTGGGTGCGGCTACTTTTGAGTCATATGTACTTCAGCCTGCGGCACGCGAGGCGCTATTTCGCAACGCTGTGCTACCTCGCGTCGCGCACACATCCCACCGAACAAGCGCGCTGGATGACGCTCCTACATTTCGGCGAGGGCGTGTATGCCGCCTACCTTATACGGAATCACGCATGCGATGCTCTCCATGCCCACTTCGCCGAACGAGCGGCTACTGTGACCCTAGTGATGAGTCGCTTGCTGGGCAAGCCCTACTCGCTGTCGATCCATGCGGGTCCCGATATTTTCGTGCAACCGGTACTGGTCGGTGAAAAGATCGAGCATGCAGCCCATGTTGTCACCTGCACGCACGCCAACCAACGCCAGGTTGAGTCAATCGTCGGGCCAGAGCTTGGCCGCAAGATCATCTGCGTCCATCACGGTCTGGACCTAGAGCGGTACCAGGCGACGCCGGTCAATGCCATTCCTCAACCAGTGATTGTGTCGGTCGGGCAGCTAGCTGAGCGCAAGGGCTTTGCCGTTCTTATCGCGGCCTGTCGTCTGCTCCGCGACCAGGGCTACACATTTGTCTGCCGCATTATCGGACAAGGTCCGCTGCATGGCACGTTGGCAACACAGATCCGGCAGCTTGGTCTGGAGGAAACCGTGCACTTGTGTGGCGCATTGCCGCATGAGGCAGTGATCGAAGAGTACCGCTGCGCGACCGTCTTTGCGCTCGCCTGCCAGCGATCAACCGATGGCGACATGGACGGCTTACCCAATGTGCTGGCCGAGGCGATGTCGATGCAGCTACCTGTCGTATCATCCGCCATTTCGGCCATTCCCGAACTTGTCGAGCACGAAGTCAGTGGATTGCTCGTACCGCCCCATGATCCGGCTGCACTAGCCGCAGCTCTGGGCCGCCTGCTGGATGATGCCTCCTTGAGGGATCGGTTGGGCAAACATGCTCGCCGGACCGTAACGGAGCGTTTTGATAGTAAGCGGAATGTGGCACGGCTGGCGGCACTCCTGTGGCCGGATTGGTTTCCATCACCGCCACAGCCCGCAAAGCAGATGTCAGTTCCGCCAGCGCCCGGCTACGTCGCGGAGTCGATGGAGTACGGGATGACCGCCGACCTGTAG
- a CDS encoding glycosyltransferase, with amino-acid sequence MLRTTNQRTFIAWAPYGRRSELLARELGADLYFIHYLKFKVPIYAPPKYLLQAMRTLQLLLAERPRVVFAQSPPFVCGLVADWYCRLSGAHLVLDHHSDSFGPRWAWALPIQQRLVQHALVNLVTNDHWAGVVESWGGAALVLPDPFVDLPPGESFSTAATFSIAYVNTFSADEPLDAVLVAAKMIPEVHFYITGSKQKAPRTISATALPNVTFTDFLPDPQYFGLLRSAHAVMALTTRDHTLQSGGCEAVSLGKPLITSDWPYLRELFAQGALFVANTPESIAEGVRRMQQVHRDLERDVIDFRLQRRQAWEAQFARLTALVERCEYGMALHTPLR; translated from the coding sequence ATGCTGCGGACCACCAACCAACGGACGTTTATTGCATGGGCGCCATACGGACGCCGGAGCGAGCTGCTAGCGCGGGAGCTGGGCGCAGACCTGTATTTTATTCATTATCTCAAGTTTAAGGTGCCGATCTATGCGCCACCGAAATATCTGCTGCAGGCTATGCGGACACTGCAACTCCTCCTTGCCGAACGCCCTCGTGTCGTATTTGCGCAGAGTCCGCCGTTTGTGTGCGGTCTGGTCGCGGATTGGTATTGCCGGCTATCTGGCGCGCATCTCGTGTTGGATCACCACTCGGACTCATTTGGACCGCGTTGGGCATGGGCGCTACCGATCCAGCAGCGACTAGTACAACATGCACTGGTCAACCTGGTCACAAATGATCACTGGGCAGGCGTCGTCGAGTCATGGGGAGGCGCTGCGCTGGTGTTGCCTGACCCATTTGTTGACTTGCCGCCCGGCGAGTCGTTTTCGACGGCGGCCACCTTTTCTATTGCGTACGTCAACACGTTCTCGGCAGACGAGCCCCTGGATGCGGTGTTGGTAGCTGCCAAGATGATACCAGAGGTACATTTCTATATCACTGGTAGCAAGCAGAAGGCCCCCAGGACGATCTCGGCAACGGCTTTGCCAAACGTCACCTTTACCGACTTCCTGCCGGATCCACAGTATTTCGGGCTGTTGCGAAGCGCACATGCGGTGATGGCCCTCACTACCCGCGACCATACGTTACAGAGTGGTGGGTGCGAAGCTGTATCGCTTGGCAAGCCGTTAATCACCTCGGATTGGCCGTACCTCCGTGAGCTGTTCGCGCAGGGCGCGCTGTTTGTGGCTAACACGCCTGAATCGATCGCTGAGGGCGTGCGTCGAATGCAGCAGGTCCACCGTGACTTGGAGCGTGACGTGATTGATTTCCGCCTACAGCGGCGTCAGGCGTGGGAGGCCCAATTCGCACGGCTCACAGCGCTTGTGGAGCGCTGTGAATATGGCATGGCCCTGCACACTCCTCTGCGTTGA
- a CDS encoding UDP-glucose/GDP-mannose dehydrogenase family protein: MTSISVFGLGYVGSVSVACLADNGFDVIGVDVNRTKVEMIEEGISPVIEEGLGELLRKGVVDGRIRATTDVTQAVHQSDLSFICVGTPSNPNGSLNLEYVERVSEHIGAALATKPGYHTIVVRSTMLPGSTESVVIPTLERASRKTAGQDFGVCFNPEFLREGSSIKDFYAPPFTVIGSDDQRVAATASQLYAAITAPLIVVPFKVAEMVKYVSNAFHALKVTFANEIGNLCKQQQIDSHQVMDIICMDTKLNLSPYYLKPGFAFGGSCLPKDLRAILYACHHFDIYPPLLGSILLSNHHQIDVAYNMIKQTGRKRIGVLGFSFKAGTDDLRESPMVELIELLIGKGYHVRVYDRNVSLANLHGANRAYIEHEIPHIASIMSDSLETILESSELIVIGNKAPEFSTVLPRLRDDQMLIDLVRLADGNPTSNGHYQGICW; the protein is encoded by the coding sequence ATGACATCTATCAGTGTATTCGGATTGGGATATGTCGGTTCTGTCTCGGTGGCATGCCTCGCCGACAACGGATTTGACGTGATCGGCGTCGATGTCAATCGGACCAAGGTTGAGATGATCGAAGAGGGGATCAGCCCCGTCATCGAGGAGGGCCTCGGCGAGCTGCTGCGCAAGGGCGTGGTCGATGGGCGCATTCGCGCGACCACCGATGTCACCCAGGCGGTCCATCAGAGCGATCTCTCGTTTATCTGCGTGGGCACGCCCAGCAATCCCAACGGCAGCCTGAACCTGGAGTACGTCGAGCGCGTCAGCGAGCACATCGGCGCGGCGCTGGCAACCAAGCCCGGCTATCACACGATCGTCGTCCGCAGCACGATGCTGCCCGGCAGCACCGAGAGCGTGGTGATCCCGACGCTGGAGCGGGCATCGCGGAAGACCGCCGGGCAGGATTTCGGCGTGTGCTTCAACCCTGAGTTTTTGCGCGAGGGCAGCTCGATCAAAGACTTTTACGCGCCGCCCTTCACCGTGATCGGCAGCGACGACCAGCGCGTCGCGGCGACGGCAAGCCAGCTCTACGCGGCGATCACCGCGCCGCTGATCGTCGTGCCGTTCAAGGTTGCCGAGATGGTCAAGTATGTCAGCAATGCGTTTCACGCGCTGAAGGTGACATTCGCCAACGAGATCGGCAATCTCTGCAAGCAGCAGCAGATCGATAGCCATCAGGTCATGGATATAATCTGCATGGATACCAAGCTCAACCTGTCGCCATACTACCTCAAGCCCGGCTTTGCCTTCGGCGGCTCGTGCCTGCCCAAAGACCTGCGGGCGATCCTGTATGCCTGCCACCACTTCGACATCTACCCGCCGCTGCTGGGGTCGATCCTGCTGAGTAACCATCACCAGATCGATGTCGCCTACAACATGATCAAACAAACGGGCCGCAAACGGATCGGCGTGCTCGGCTTCAGCTTCAAAGCCGGAACCGACGACCTGCGCGAAAGTCCGATGGTCGAGCTGATCGAGCTATTGATCGGCAAAGGCTACCACGTGCGGGTCTACGACAGAAATGTCTCGCTCGCCAACCTGCACGGCGCGAATCGCGCCTATATCGAGCACGAGATTCCGCATATCGCCTCGATCATGAGCGACTCGCTTGAGACGATTCTGGAGAGCAGCGAGCTGATCGTGATCGGCAACAAAGCGCCCGAGTTCAGCACGGTGCTGCCCCGGCTGCGCGACGATCAGATGCTAATCGATCTGGTGCGCCTGGCCGACGGCAATCCAACCTCGAACGGTCACTACCAGGGGATCTGCTGGTAG
- a CDS encoding DnaJ domain-containing protein — translation MNQEDYYKILQVDPAAEPEVIAAAYRRLAQKYHPDAQAVPFADRRMQELNQAYDVLSHPDKRAHYDRARSARPALSLVPALPDQIVDQQAARAAHLPPAEQAPRRWKSGRSIAALIGIAALLAIGTTAFLLRPAPEATPQSSSIVWEGECGTATGYLYACRVRLKISPTNRVSGSINWRLKITPRPEEQLAIGQQARASVRGTFDPDSRRITIGSHTQDDPYDLIDANEYRLSLSADWQTLSGETYDDGLPQGTLSATRKD, via the coding sequence ATGAATCAGGAAGATTACTACAAAATCTTGCAGGTCGATCCTGCTGCGGAGCCTGAGGTGATCGCGGCGGCCTACCGGCGGCTGGCGCAGAAGTATCATCCCGACGCGCAAGCTGTGCCGTTCGCAGACCGCCGCATGCAGGAGCTAAACCAAGCCTACGACGTGCTCAGCCATCCCGACAAGCGCGCGCACTACGACCGCGCTCGATCAGCACGTCCGGCGCTCTCGCTCGTGCCAGCGCTGCCCGATCAGATCGTCGATCAGCAGGCCGCGCGCGCCGCACACCTGCCGCCTGCAGAGCAAGCGCCACGGCGCTGGAAGTCCGGGCGCTCCATCGCGGCGCTGATCGGGATCGCTGCTCTGCTTGCGATCGGCACGACCGCGTTTCTGCTCCGGCCAGCGCCAGAAGCGACGCCGCAGAGCAGCAGCATCGTCTGGGAGGGCGAGTGCGGCACGGCCACCGGCTACCTCTACGCCTGTCGCGTCAGGCTCAAGATCAGCCCGACTAATCGTGTGAGCGGCTCGATCAACTGGCGACTCAAGATCACGCCGCGTCCAGAGGAGCAGCTAGCGATCGGGCAGCAGGCGCGCGCCTCCGTCAGAGGCACCTTCGATCCAGACAGCCGCCGCATCACGATCGGCAGCCATACCCAGGACGACCCCTACGATCTGATCGACGCGAACGAGTACCGGCTGTCGCTTTCGGCGGACTGGCAGACCCTGAGCGGAGAAACCTACGACGACGGCCTGCCGCAGGGCACGTTGTCGGCTACGCGCAAAGATTAA
- a CDS encoding glycosyltransferase family 4 protein, which translates to MHNRAEARQRRHCMVVHAYYPVREPRVEREVSALLKHGYEVDVICLRQDGEPAVDTHNGVRIFRLPVKRHRGSGAAVQLLEYLAFFTAAFARLALLHRRQRYDVVQIHNLPDFLVFAALVPKLAGARVILDIHDVMPEFYASRFRSTMSSWPVRCVRWQEQLACRFADHVITVTDLWRETLIERGLDAAKVSVVMNVADDRIFHAAAATAQPERSQRAFHVLYHGTLTERYGIDLAIRAIDIVRRSLPDVYLTIHGVGEYREALVQLTDELGLHEHVRFSTQFVPTPQMPQLIRQADVGIVPYRQDVFTDGILPTKLMEYAALGVPAIAARTSAIAAYFDDTMVQFFTPGDVEDLARCITLLYHDRQRLAAFVRHADQFNQRYNWATVSAGYVSLVEQLHRG; encoded by the coding sequence ATGCACAATCGCGCCGAGGCCCGCCAGCGCCGACATTGTATGGTTGTCCACGCCTACTACCCCGTGCGCGAGCCGCGCGTGGAGCGCGAAGTCAGCGCGCTGCTCAAGCACGGCTACGAGGTCGATGTGATCTGCCTGCGGCAGGACGGAGAGCCAGCCGTCGATACGCATAACGGTGTGCGCATCTTCCGCCTGCCGGTCAAGCGCCACCGGGGCAGCGGGGCTGCCGTTCAGCTCCTTGAGTATCTGGCCTTTTTCACGGCGGCGTTCGCCAGGCTGGCGCTGCTGCACCGTCGCCAGCGCTACGATGTGGTGCAGATCCATAACCTGCCAGACTTTCTGGTCTTTGCGGCGCTCGTGCCAAAATTAGCCGGGGCGCGGGTGATCCTCGATATTCATGACGTGATGCCTGAGTTTTATGCGTCGCGCTTCCGAAGCACGATGTCAAGCTGGCCGGTGCGCTGCGTGCGCTGGCAGGAGCAGCTCGCCTGTCGCTTCGCCGATCATGTGATTACCGTCACCGATCTGTGGCGCGAGACGCTGATCGAGCGCGGGCTGGATGCCGCAAAGGTTTCGGTGGTGATGAATGTCGCCGACGATCGGATCTTTCATGCGGCTGCCGCCACGGCACAGCCGGAGCGCAGCCAGCGCGCGTTTCATGTCCTGTACCACGGCACGCTCACCGAGCGCTACGGCATCGATCTGGCGATCCGGGCGATCGACATTGTGCGCCGCAGCCTCCCTGATGTCTACCTGACGATCCACGGCGTTGGGGAGTACCGCGAGGCGCTGGTACAGCTTACCGATGAGCTTGGGCTGCACGAGCATGTGCGATTTAGCACCCAGTTTGTGCCCACGCCGCAGATGCCGCAGTTGATCCGGCAGGCCGATGTGGGCATTGTGCCTTATCGCCAGGATGTCTTCACCGACGGCATTCTGCCAACCAAGCTGATGGAGTACGCCGCGCTGGGCGTGCCCGCCATCGCCGCGCGCACGTCGGCCATCGCCGCCTACTTTGATGACACGATGGTCCAGTTCTTCACGCCCGGCGATGTCGAGGATCTCGCGCGCTGCATCACGCTGCTCTACCACGACCGCCAGCGACTCGCGGCCTTTGTCCGGCACGCCGATCAGTTCAATCAGCGCTATAACTGGGCGACCGTCAGCGCGGGCTATGTCTCGCTCGTCGAGCAGCTGCACCGAGGATAG
- a CDS encoding beta-galactosidase, giving the protein MNSKLKTWNVEHKRFRSLYRLLLLGVLALVACQQPPATDSTGKQAARRTATALKRTATVVTPEAAAATPAPTMPGLSATAMPDSATLSKPDYTGIWGIWGTGASKAGRPWYKGQLVAVGWDEIEPEDNQFDWTALDTLIEQVAQNDLYVMVMVYTGRKNPAWLYQAGVPEVRSNLKGGSSYAYYLHDANGDGDGDDPGEFRFYFKRMIRSVAQHLNQLNTTPGLPSYHKIIGIQGPIGGSGDPHPYTKAGSTTGEGDPWFGEGTPYAIEQPEWHAYQHEMFLFYYQQYAAFTPRIHLLLNTGDSPPMHEWALAHLPGVWVKYGRLGDRYQNNREFGDPDASSGAWLWQPVREFHNGLAYRSRSEMDLTDQGWFTEAPVWNMYWTNLWDLHAGMDMHNIVKADLENPAYAEAFAFFSKYAGYKDPRDSIGVWIALRDGLDMSDTERFPENTYGAEDRGRNRRRYARIAEQFAPHGARQPDLEAGNKTSWEALNDVGWRIYPGNYQMWLYQRDADETSQGLWRVGPLDQPYGRFARRFDAASDRQAMYFDIDDRFFFEQPLNAAYPVAVRVVYLDQGSGTWALRYDARDDPQKTALVVTKTNSGRWREQTIVLSDAYFGNRAPRQSDLVLENPDGEDDTFHLIEITRETGYRTGYFGGLPR; this is encoded by the coding sequence TTGAACTCGAAACTCAAAACCTGGAACGTTGAGCACAAGCGCTTCCGGTCGCTCTATCGCCTGCTGCTGCTTGGCGTGCTCGCGCTGGTCGCCTGCCAGCAGCCGCCCGCGACCGACTCGACGGGCAAGCAGGCCGCGCGCCGAACAGCTACCGCGCTGAAGCGCACAGCGACTGTGGTCACTCCTGAGGCGGCGGCTGCCACGCCCGCGCCGACGATGCCGGGCTTGAGCGCCACCGCCATGCCGGATAGCGCCACGCTGAGCAAGCCCGATTACACGGGCATCTGGGGCATTTGGGGCACCGGCGCCAGCAAGGCGGGCAGGCCGTGGTACAAAGGCCAGCTTGTCGCGGTGGGCTGGGATGAGATCGAGCCGGAGGATAACCAGTTCGACTGGACGGCGCTGGATACGCTGATCGAGCAGGTGGCGCAAAACGACCTCTACGTGATGGTCATGGTCTATACCGGGCGGAAAAATCCCGCATGGCTGTATCAGGCGGGCGTGCCGGAGGTGCGGAGCAACCTCAAGGGCGGCAGCAGCTATGCCTACTATCTGCACGATGCCAACGGCGACGGCGATGGCGACGATCCCGGCGAGTTTCGCTTCTACTTCAAGCGCATGATCCGCAGCGTCGCCCAGCATCTCAACCAGCTCAACACGACGCCTGGGCTTCCGAGCTATCATAAAATCATCGGCATTCAAGGCCCGATCGGCGGTTCAGGCGATCCGCATCCGTACACCAAGGCGGGCAGCACCACCGGCGAGGGCGATCCCTGGTTCGGCGAGGGAACGCCGTACGCGATCGAGCAGCCGGAGTGGCACGCCTACCAGCATGAGATGTTTCTGTTCTACTATCAGCAGTACGCTGCCTTCACCCCGCGCATCCATCTGCTCTTGAACACCGGCGACAGCCCGCCGATGCATGAGTGGGCGCTCGCCCACCTGCCCGGCGTATGGGTCAAATATGGCCGTCTTGGCGATCGGTATCAGAATAATCGCGAGTTCGGCGATCCGGATGCCAGCTCAGGAGCCTGGCTATGGCAGCCCGTGCGCGAGTTTCACAACGGCCTGGCCTATCGCTCGCGGTCGGAGATGGATCTAACCGACCAGGGCTGGTTTACCGAAGCGCCCGTATGGAACATGTACTGGACCAATCTTTGGGACCTGCACGCCGGGATGGACATGCATAACATTGTCAAAGCGGACCTGGAAAATCCGGCCTATGCCGAGGCGTTCGCGTTTTTCTCGAAGTATGCCGGGTACAAAGATCCGCGCGATAGCATCGGCGTCTGGATCGCGCTGCGCGACGGCCTGGATATGAGCGATACGGAGCGCTTTCCTGAGAACACCTATGGCGCCGAAGACCGCGGGCGGAATCGACGGCGCTACGCCCGCATCGCCGAGCAATTCGCGCCACACGGAGCGCGCCAGCCCGACCTCGAAGCGGGCAACAAGACAAGCTGGGAGGCGCTTAACGATGTCGGGTGGCGGATCTATCCGGGCAACTATCAGATGTGGCTGTACCAGCGCGATGCCGACGAAACCAGCCAGGGCCTCTGGCGCGTCGGACCGCTCGATCAGCCGTATGGCAGATTTGCCCGCCGCTTCGACGCCGCCAGCGACAGGCAGGCGATGTACTTCGACATCGACGATCGGTTTTTCTTCGAGCAGCCATTGAACGCCGCCTATCCGGTCGCCGTGCGCGTCGTCTATCTCGATCAGGGGAGCGGCACCTGGGCGCTGCGCTACGACGCGCGCGACGATCCCCAAAAAACCGCGCTCGTCGTCACCAAGACCAACTCCGGTCGCTGGCGGGAGCAGACGATCGTGCTGAGCGACGCCTACTTCGGCAATCGAGCGCCGCGACAATCGGACCTCGTGCTGGAGAATCCCGACGGCGAGGATGATACCTTTCACCTGATCGAAATTACCCGCGAGACGGGCTACCGCACCGGCTACTTTGGCGGCCTGCCACGCTAG